One Nicotiana tomentosiformis chromosome 4, ASM39032v3, whole genome shotgun sequence genomic window carries:
- the LOC104111945 gene encoding uncharacterized protein, with amino-acid sequence METLTSYSPSLSIFSPKSKDLPSSSSSRKFVKFSVSRKNNGNEPDFQSDANDCTSIVPILNNPTLSKDDAMGLVLSAANVRGWTTGSGMEGPPVPAGSDSESSTDQISTFPWSLFTKSPRRRMRVAFTCNVCGQRTTRAINPHAYTDGTVFVQCCGCNVFHKLVDNLNLFHEMKCYVGPNFNPNPDNDIGFKYFDLDDDNNDGIFPLL; translated from the exons ATGGAAACTCTCACGTCTTACTCCCCTTCTCTCTCCATCTTCTCTCCTAAATCCAAAgaccttccttcttcttcttcttcccgtAAATTTGTCAAGTTTTCCGTTTCACGCAAAA ATAATGGAAATGAACCTGATTTTCAATCGGATGCCAATGACTGCACCAGCATCGTTCCAATCCTCAATAATCCTACTCTATCCAAG GATGATGCTATGGGTTTGGTCCTTAGCGCAGCTAATGTAAGAGGCTGGACTACTGGCTCAGGTATGGAAGGGCCACCTGTGCCTGCTGGTTCAGATTCTGAATCCAGTACAGACCAGATTTCCACCTTCCCTTGGTCTCTCTTTACTAAATCTCCACGAAGACGTATGCGTGTAGCCTTTACTTGCAATGTTTGTGGCCAGCGCACCACTCGTGCAATCAATCCTCATGCTTATACTGATGGCACTGTTTTTGTCCAG TGTTGTGGATGCAATGTGTTTCACAAGCTTGTGGACAACTTGAACCTGTTTCATGAGATGAAATGCTACGTGGGCCCCAACTTCAATCCGAATCCGGACAATGATATTGGGTTCAAGTATTTTGATTTGGATGATGACAACAATGATGGCATCTTTCCCCTTTTGTAA